The Mesorhizobium opportunistum WSM2075 DNA window CACCGGCATGATCACCGACACGGCGGGCCTCTCCACGACATTGGTGGCGTCGAAGCGGCCGCCGAGGCCGACCTCGATGATGGCGGCTTCCGCCGGATGTTCGGAAAACAGGATGAAGGTGACGGCGGTGAGTATCTCGAAGACGGTGATCTTCTGGCCGTCATTGGCCTTGGCGACGCGGGCGATGGCTTCGGCGAAGATATCGTCGTCGACCAGCCTGCCGCCACCCTCGGCGGCAAGCCGGTAGCGCTCGTGCCAGCTGACCAGATGCGGCGAGGTGTGGACGTGGACGAGGCGGCCGGAAGCCTCAAGCAGCGCCCGCGCGAAGGCGGCGCAGGAGCCCTTGCCGTTGGTACCGGCGATATGGATGACCGGCGGCAGCAGATCCTGCGGGTTGCCCAGCCGCTCCAAAAGCCGCGTGATGCGGTCGAGCGAAAGGTCGAAGCCTTTCGGGTGAAGCGCCATCAGGGCTTCGATTTCGCGGTCGGCGGCGAGCGTCGTCATGACAGATTCCCTGAGCATGGCCTGAGAACCAGAAACGATTCCGGAATGGCCATGGCAATCAAAAGGCTACAGCGCGCGACTGCCCTCGTGCAATCACGGTCGCGGCGTGTCGTGTCGCGTCAGGCCTGCGGCCGTGCCTCGGCGGAGACCACCGCCGGCGGCAAGATTTCCGGCTGTAGCGGCTTTTGCTCTTCCGGCATCTTGAGCAGCATCTTCAACAGCCGTGAGATGGTCTGGCGCAGTTCCAGTCGCGACACCACCATATCGACCATGCCGTGCTCCATCAGATATTCGGAGCGCTGGAAGCCGTCCGGCAGTTTCTCGCGGATGGTCTGTTCGATGACGCGCGGCCCGGCAAAGCCGATCAGGGCGCCGGGTTCGGCGATGTGCACGTCGCCCAGCATGGCGTAGGAAGCAGTGACACCACCGGTGGTCGGATTGGTCAGCACGACGATGTAGGGAAGGCCGGCTTCCTTCAGCCGGTCGACACCGACCGTGGTGCGCGGCAATTGCATGAGGGACAAAATGCCTTCCTGCATGCGGGCGCCGCCGGAGGCGGCAAACAGGATCAGCGGCCGCTTGCGCTGCAAGGCGACCTCGAAAGCGTGCACGATGGCGTCGCCCGCCGCCATGCCGAGCGAGCCGCCCATGAAGGCGAAGTCCTGCACCGTCACCACCACCGGCAGGCCCTCGACGGTGCCCAGCGCGTTGACGATCGCATCTTCCAGGCCGGTCTTGGCCTTGGCGTCCTTCAACCGGTCGGTGTAGCGCTTCTCGTCGCGGAACTTCAGCGGGTCCTGCACGACCTTGGGGTTTTCGAGCTGCTCGTACTTGCCGTCGTCGAGGAAGTATTTCAGCCGCTCCTTGGCCGAGATCTTCATGTGGTGGCCGGAGGACGGGATGACGAACTGGTTGGATTCCAGGTCCTTGTGGAACACCATCTCACCGGTCTCGGGATCCTTGATCCAGAGATTCTCGGGCATGTCGGTACGCCGGCCGAGCATCGAATTGATCTTCGGGCGAACGTAATTGGTGATCCAGTTCATCGCTTCGGCTCCTGTCCTGACGAAGAGTTAGTGCAGGCCACGCGGGAGAACGACATGCACAAGACCAGAGGTAGGGAAACTATTCGGCAGCAGCAAGGCGAGCCGAGCGCACGCCTTGCGCCAGCCCGCTGACCAGCGTGGCGACAGCCTCGGCCGGGTCGGCGGTCTTCTCGCCCTTCGGCCCCAGCACATTGGCGACCGCATTGACGATCGCCGTGCCGACGACGACGCCATCGGCGTTGGCACCGATCACGCGCGCCTGCTCGGCGGTCTTGACGCCGAAGCCGACACAGACCGGCAGGTCGGTGTGGCCCTTGATGCGCTGGACCGCCGCCGCCACCTTGCCGGTGTCGGCGAGCGCCGAGCCGGTGATGCCGGTCATCGACACGTAGTAGACGAAACCCGACGTGTTCTGCAGCACCTTGGGCAGGCGCTTGTCGTCGGTGGTCGGCGTCGCCAGGCGGATGAAGTTGATGCCGGCTTTCAGCGCCGGAATGCAGAGTTCCTCGTCCATTTCCGGCGGCAGGTCGACGACGATCAGCCCATCGATGCCGCTGGCGATGGCGTCCTTGAGGAACCGGTCGACGCCGTAGATGTAGATCGGGTTGTAATAGCCCATCAGCACGATCGGCGTTTCATTGTCACCGGAGCGGAAGTCCGACGCCATCTTCAGCGTCTTGACCAGCGTCTGGCCGCCTTTCAGCGCGCGCAGGCCTGCCGCCTGGATCGCCGGGCCGTCGGCCATCGGATCGGAAAACGGCATGCCGAGCTCGATGACGTCGGCGCCGGCCTTGGGCAGCGCCTTCATGATCGACAAGGAGGTGTCGTAGTCGGGATCGCCGCCCATGAAATAGGTGACGAGCGCCGGGCGGCCTTCGGCTTTCAGTTTTGCCATGCGGCGGTCGATGCGGGTCACCATGATCAGATCTCCATGCCCAGCATCGAGGCAACCGTATGCACGTCCTTGTCGCCTCGGCCGGACAGGTTGACGATGACGATCTGGTCCTTGTCCATGGCGGGCACGATCTTCACCGCGTGGGCAATGGCGTGGGCGGATTCCAGCGCTGGGATAATGCCTTCGACGCGGGTCGTCAGCTTGAAGGCCTCCAGCGCCTCGTCGTCGAGGATCGGCACATAGTCGACGCGGCCGGAGTCGCGCAGCCAGGAGTGCTCGGGGCCGACGCCGGGATAGTCGAGACCGGCCGAGATCGAATGGCCGTCCATGATCTGGCCGTCGGCATTCTGCAGGAGGTAGGTGCGGTTGCCGTGCAGCACGCCCGGCGCGCCTGCGTTCATCGAGGCGCAATGCTCGATGCCGTCGAGGCCGCGCCCGCCGGCTTCTATGCCGATGATGCGGACCTCCTTGTCGTCAAGGAAGGGATGGAACAGGCCGATGGCATTGGAGCCGCCGCCGACAGCCGCGATGATGGTATCCGGCAACCGGCCTTCCTGCTCGAGGATCTGCGCGCGCGCCTCCGTGCCGATGACCGACTGGAAGTCGCGCACCAGTTCCGGATAGGGATGCGGGCCGGCGGCGGTACCGATCAGGTAGTAGGTATCCTCGACATTGGTCACCCAATCGCGAAGGGCCTCGTTCATGGCGTCCTTCAAGGTGCCGTGGCCGGCTGTCACCGGCCGCACTTCGGCCCCGAGCAGCTTCATGCGAAAGACGTTGGGGCTTTGGCGGGCGACGTCGGTGGCGCCCATATAGACGACGCAGGGAAAGCCGAAGCGGGCGGCGACGGTGGCGGACGCCACGCCGTGCTGGCCGGCGCCGGTCTCGGCGATGATGCGCTTCTTGCCCATGCGCTTGGCGAGCAGGATCTGGCCGAGGCAGTTGTTGATCTTGTGCGAACCGGTGTGGTTCAGGTCCTCGCGCTTGAAATAGACCTTTGCGCCGCCCCCCAGGCCCTTCGCCGCGGAAACCTCGCGAAGATGCCTGGTCAGGCCTTCGGCGAAATAGAGTTTCGAGGGCCGGCCGGCATAGTGGGTCGAAAGATCCGTCAGTTCAGCCCTGAACTCCGGATCGTCCTTGACCTCGTTCCAGTGCCGTTCGAGGTCGAGGATCAGCGGCATCAACGTTTCGGCGACGAAACGACCGCCGAAAATGCCGAACATGCCCTGCTCGTCGGGTCCGGTGCGGAAGGAATTGGGTGTCGCCGGCTTGTTCATCGCCGATCTCCTGGTTTGAAAGAGTTGTTCAGGCGGCGCGATCGTCGCGTGCTGCCCTGACGGCCCGGAAAAACTGCTCGATCAGCGCCGGATCCTTGACGCCCGGCGCGCTTTCCACGCCCGAGGAAATGTCTATTGCGGGCGGATTGGCAAGGCGAATGGCATCGCCGATGTTGGCGGCGTTGAGCCCACCGGAAAGCATGTAATCGACGCCGGCGTCAAGGCCGGCGAGAATGCGCCAGTCGAAGGTGACGCCGTTGCCGCCCGGCAGCTCGGAACCCTTTGGCCGCTTGGCGTCGAACAGGAACCGGTCGGCGACGCCGATGAACGGCCTTATCCGGTCGAGATCGGCGGCCTCGCTGAGCGGCAGCGCCTTCATCACCGGCAGGCTATGGCGGGCCTTGACCTCGGCCACCCTCTCGGGCGTTTCCGAACCGTGCAGCTGCAGCATGTCGGGCTGCATTTTGGCGACGATCTCGTCCAGGAAGGCGTCGCCGGCGTCAACCGTCACCGCGACGGCCAAGGCCTTGCCGCGCGCAACTTCGCGCAGACGCCCGGCCTCGGCCGGTTCGAGATAGCGCGGGCTCTTGGTAAAGAAAATGAAGCCGACATGGCTGGCGCCGCCGGCAAGGGCCGCAGCCATTGCCTGGTCGGTCTTCAAGCCGCAGATCTTGATGTCGAGCGCCATGACGCGGGAATTGGCATGAAACGCGCCAAGAGTCGAGAAAAAGCATGCTGTTTGCCGGCAACGCCAAAGGCGCTACCTATGGGTGGAGTGAATGCCAGGCGGGAGCACAATCATGGCCGACAGAACCGTTGCCGAATTGAGGCAGAAGATCGTGCAGGCGCGCGAGGTCATCGCCCACCTGATGGACAAGGCCGCCTTCAACGGCGCCGAGGCGCACCGGGTGCTGGATTATTTCGGCAGCGACGCCTTCGACCGCAATTTCCTGCCCTGGCCGCATCATGCCGACGAGGGGCTGCGGCCGGATGAGCTCAATGCGGCGAACGACGATTGAATGGCAGGCGAATGCCGTGACATCCGACAGTGCAGGACCTTGACGCCGGATAGCTCCGATCGTTGCGAAAGGTAGTCCGATCCTGCTCGGAACCGTTCTCGCCGGAACAGAAATCTCACTTTCGCCGAATACACAAAATCTGATTCCTTATTAAATCTATATTTTTTATGCACTTTAACCCGGCGGGCGTTCAAGCGCCGCATGACGCAAGCCGGGATCGCATCATCATGGACAGACGCAGGTTTCTCTCCTTTGCCTCCACATTCTCGCTCGGGCTCGCCTTTGGGCCCCCGGCAAGGGCCGCGTTGACAGTCGATCCGGACACAACGCTTGCCGTCGCTGACCAGAGCGAATTCGTGCGGAACCTCCTCGAGGCCAGCGGCGAGGCGCCGAAGCTCGGCTTCAAGGGAAGTTTTCCAAACTTTGCAGGCGGGCCGGCCATTCTCGAAGCGATCCGCGCGGGTGCTCTGGACATCGCCTATGTCGGCGATACGCCGCCGATCCAGGCGCGAGCGGCCGGTACGCTGCTGCCCATCGTCGGCACGTTTACGCGTCAGGTCGCGCAATACCACCTCATCAGCCGTCCGGGACTGGTCATCCACAAGTTGGCGGAGCTGAAGGGCAAGAAGCTGAGCTATGTCGAAGGCTCCGGACGCCAGGTCTTCCTGATCGAGGCGCTGAACCGCGCGGGCGTCTCGCTGAAGGATGTCGAGCTCGTAAACCTTCGCGTTGCGGATCTGCCGGATGCTGTTCGATCCGGGGCGGTTGATGTCGCCGTGCTTACGGAGCCCCATGTGACGCGTCTTGTCAAACAGGTCGGGGCCTCCCCAGTCCTCGACCCTCTGGAACGTCAGATCCTGCCCAGCACCAGCTATTTCTATGCCCGGCCCGAAGTTCTGACCGATCCCCAGAAGGCGGCGGCCATCGGGAGCTTCCTTGGCGCCTTCGCACGCGCGGCCAAATGGGCCAATGCGAACAAGCAAGCTTGGGCGAAACATTATTATACCGACTTCCAGCGGCTCACCCCGGACGACACCGCCGCTGTCGTTGCGGGCGAATCTCCGCTCGTGCTGCAGACCGCTGCAGAGGCAATTCCCCATCATCAGAAGCTGATCGACATCCTCTACCAGGCCGGATTGCTCAAGGAGCGCTTCGACGCGAAGAGCTTTTTTGTCGACACCTACGATTCGATCGTGTCGGCCGAACGCTGAGACGCATCGGAAGATAGACAGGAGGAACCGTGACAGAGTTCATTTCGGACCGTCCCTTTCCAACACATGTTCGCAAGGCGTCGGCAGGCGGCGGCCGCGAAGCCAGAACCTCGGGAAGCATACGCCTCGCGCCGTCTCGGCTTCCTCCGGGTGCGAGATTGCTTGGTCCCGCTCTCGTGGTCCTGGTTTGGGAGGCCGCGTCCCGCATGGGCATTCTTTCCCCCTATACGCTGACAGCACCGTCCACGGCCGTCGTGACGGGTTACGAACTGTTGGCGGACGGCAGCTTGCTGCCGCATCTGCTGGCCTCGGCCGGTCGTGCCTATGCAGGGCTTTTCCTCGGCGTCACGGTCGGCGTCATCCTGGCGCTTCTTTCCGGCCTGACCCGGAGCGGCGAGGCGCTTATCGACGGGGTTGTGCAGATAAAACGCGCCGTCCCGACACTGGCACTGATCCCTCTCGTCATCATCTGGCTGGGGATCGGCGAGGCCATGAAGATATTCCTGATCTTCACGGCCGTTCTCGTGCCTGTCTACATCAACACCCATGCGGCCATCAAAGGCATCGACATCGGCCATGTCGAACTGGCGCGAACCCTTGGCCTGACGCGCTCCGAATTCATACGCAAGGTCGCACTTCCCGGCGCTCTGCCCGGCCTATTCGTGTCGTTGCGTCTTGCCGTCACGATCTGCTGGACGACGCTGGTCGTTCTTGAGCTGATCAACACCCAGACCGGCATCGGTTACCTGATGAACCGCGCCCGCGACTGGGGCCAGACCGACGTGATCGTGGTCGGGATATTCATCTACGCAATTCTTGGCCTCGTCTCCGACGCCCTGGTTCGGCTGATCGAAGCGCGGACGCTCGCCTACCGGAGGGCTCTGGGAACATGAACGTTCACACTGCCTCGTTCGGGCCGGTGTTGTTGCGCAACTTGTCCAGAGGTTTCGGACAAAAGACGATCCTGAACGACATAACGCTCGAAATACCAAGGGGCCAGTTCGTTGCGCTACTCGGCGAATCCGGCTCCGGAAAAACGACCCTTTTGCGTGCGCTTGCCGGTCTCGACGACGATGCCGTGACGCAAGGCGACTTCCGCACGCCCCGAAACACTTCCGTTCTGTTTCAGGATGCAAGGCTTCTGCCCTGGATGAGCGTCATCGACAACCTGACGCTCGGCCTGAGAAGATCCGATGCAAGGGCCGCGGCATCCGCCATGCTGGATTCCGTGGGGCTCGCCGACAAGGCGGATGTCTGGCCGGCCACGCTGTCCGGCGGCCAGAAGCAGCGGGCGGCGCTGGCCCGTTCCCTGCTTCGCCAGCCGGAACTGCTGCTCGCCGACGAGCCGTTCGGCGCGCTCGATGCCCTGACCCGCATGCGCATGCATGGCCTGTTGTTCCGTCTGGTCGAACAACACAAGCCGACGGTCGTCCTCGTTACGCATGACGTCGACGAAGCCCTGCTCCTGTCCGATCGGATCCTTGTTCTGAAAGACGGCCGGATCGCCGAAGACCATCAAGTCGCCCTGCCGCACCCGCGAAGCCCAGGCGACCAGACGTTTGTCGAACTTCGGCAGACCCTGCTGCGCAGTCTCGGCGTTGAAACCAATCTAATGTGAGGGAAAGCTCCATGGCGCGTAAAATGCATTTCAACCTCTTCCTCATGCCGCGCGGACACCATGAGGGCGCCTGGCGTCATCCGGATTCAACGCGACGCGCCCTTACCGACCTGGAGCTCTATGTCGAGGCCGCCCGGATCGCAGAAGCGGCGAAATTCGACGCCGTATTCCTCGCGGACGTTCTGGTCGCGCCCAACAATGGTGGCCTGGTGGCGACGGGCGCTCTCGAGCCGATCACGCTGCTTTCAGCCCTCGCGGCCCGCACCAGCCAGATCGGCCTCATCGGCACGGCATCCACCACCTACAGCCTGCCTTTCACGCATGCGCGCCAGTTCGCTTCCCTCGACCATCTGTCCGGGGGACGCGCAGGCTGGAACATCGTCACCTCCTGGGCGCCCCAGGCGGGCGCCAACTACGGCCTGGAGCAGGATGTCGCCCATGGCGACCGCTACGCGCTTGCGGACGAATTCGTGGAGGCGGTCGATGCCCTGTGGCGTAGCTTTCCCGCAGAGGCCATCGTGGATGACCGGGACGCCGGGCAGTATCTCGATCCCAGGCTGATACAGCCGGCAAACTATCGGGGCAGCCATTTCCGCACGCACGGACCGCTCAACGTGCCAAGCAGCCCGCAAGGGCGACCGGTATATGTGCAGGCGGGACAATCGGAAACCGGGCGGGCCTTTGCGGCGCGATGGGCGGAGGCCATTTTCACGGCGCACCTTGCCAAGGAAACCGCGCAATCGTTCTACGCGGACGTGAAGGGTCGAGCCGCCGCTTTCGGCCGTCGCCCGCAGGATATCGTGGTTCTGCCCGGCATAAGCGCTGCAATCGGATCGACGACCCACGAGGCGAAACAGGTCTGGGAAGAACTCGACGCGCTGACAAGCCCGCAAATCGGGCTGGTCCGCCTTTCGGCGCGGTTCGGCGGCCATGATTTCTCCGGTATTCCGCTTGACCGGCCGCTGACCCGCGGGGATTTTCCCGACCCTTCCCAGGTGGAGGCGTCCAGAAGCCGGGCGACCGGGTACATCGACGTCGCGCTCAAGGAGGGGCTGACCCTCCGCCAATTGCTGCAGAAGCTGGCTGGGGCGCGTGGACATTTCACGGCGACGGGAACGCCCGAGCAAGTCGCCGACATCGTTGCGGACTGGTTCCACTCCGGCGCGGCCGACGGCTTCAACGTCATGCCGCCGATCGTGCATAAGCAATTCGAGCTGTTCGCGACGGAGGTGGTGCCGATCCTGCGCAAACGTGGACTGTTCCGCGAGGATTACGAAGGAACGACCCTTCGCTCACATTTCGGCCTGGACCCTATCCGGCAGGACATACCGCTCGCGCATTCGGCGTGATTGGCGAGGTCCGCGTAGCCGAGCAGCCTACTCGAACATGATCGCCTGCAGGGCCCCGCCATTGCGCTTCAGCCAATCCTTGCAACGGTCGGTGTCGGGGCAGAGTTTCTCGCATAATTTCCAGAATTTCGGACCGTGGTTCATCTCCTTGAGATGCGCCACCTCGTGCGCGACGAGATAGTTTATGACGGGCTGCGGGGCCATCATGATGCGCCACGAGAAGGACAGGTTGCCCTCCGAGGTGCATGAACCCCAGCGGCTGGAGGTGTCCTTGTAGCGGATCGCCTTAGCGCGCTTGCCGAGCGCCCCGGTGTGCTTGACCACCAGCTTCTCGATCTCCTTCTTGGCCTCGCGCTTCAAGAAATCGGCGATGCGGCGCGGCAGGTGGATCCGGTCGCCATGCACGATCAGCAGCGGGCCACGCTCGTCGCGCGACACCGTGACGGTGCCGCGCTTCGACGGCTCATGGACGATGCGGTGCGGCACGCCGCGTATCGGGATCCTGATGCCGGGCCGCACCTGGGGCCGGGTCGGCACCTTGGCCAGCCGCTGCTCCAGCCAGTCCTGATGGCGCTCGAGGAACCGGTCCACCTCGCCGCGGCGCAGGCCCGGCGGAACGGTGATGCGCAGGCCCTGGCCGCCGGAATCGATGCGCAGCGTCAGGCGCCGCGCCCTGGCGCTCTCGACGATCTTGAGCGGCAGCGTGCGGCCGGCGACACAATATTCCCGCTCGACGGCGGGCGTGGGCTTGGGCTTCGTCAGATTGCGAAAGAATCCGATGGTCATGGCGGGACGATACGCGATTCGAGAAAAACGAATAGAACAAAAAAGAAACGGCGCCGCTCACGCGACGCCGTCATCATACCTTGGCCCTGTCGCTAGGCCTCAGTCGTCAAGCAGGTTCGAACCTTTGCCACGCTTGGTGGTGGTCGTTCCGGTGCTCGGATCGGTCTTCGTCGGGGCAGTCGACTTGTTGCGGTTCGCCATGAAGCGATCGAACTCGTCCTGATCCTTGGCGCGGCGCAATTCGCGGGCATACTCGTCGAACTGCGTCAGCATCTCGTCGAGCTTGCGACGCTCTTCGTTCAAGCGCTCAAGTTCCTTTTCGCGCCAGTCGTCGAAAGCGACGTTGCCGGTGCGGGCGGAGCCGTGACCCCAGCGCGCGGCCTTGTCGGAACCACGGCGGCAGCCGGCGAAGATGCCGTCGGTCGCGCGGTTGACGTCACGCTTGAAGCCGTCGAGCCGGTCGCCCCAGATGATGTAGGCGAGCATGGCGAAGCCGAGCGGCCAGAACACCATGAAGCCGATCACCATCAACGCGATGGTTGCCGGCGTCCAGGCCGGGCGGATCAATGCAGATGTGTTCATTTTCTCCCATTCCTTCGGTTGGAGACAGCCAGGACCGGCTGTGTGGAATCGAAATGGGAAGGCAAAAACGGCGATTCAAGACAATGTCCGCCAAAACCGGACAAAGGTCTGAAATGATTATCGCTTTTTGAGCGTATCGAGGAAAAGCACGACCAGGCCGGCAATCAGCCCCCAGAATGCGGCGCCGACGCCGAACAGCGTAAGCCCCGAGGCGGTGACGACAAAAGTGACCGTGGCGGCCATGCGCTGTCCCTCGTCCTTGAGCGCGATGGC harbors:
- the accD gene encoding acetyl-CoA carboxylase, carboxyltransferase subunit beta, translating into MNWITNYVRPKINSMLGRRTDMPENLWIKDPETGEMVFHKDLESNQFVIPSSGHHMKISAKERLKYFLDDGKYEQLENPKVVQDPLKFRDEKRYTDRLKDAKAKTGLEDAIVNALGTVEGLPVVVTVQDFAFMGGSLGMAAGDAIVHAFEVALQRKRPLILFAASGGARMQEGILSLMQLPRTTVGVDRLKEAGLPYIVVLTNPTTGGVTASYAMLGDVHIAEPGALIGFAGPRVIEQTIREKLPDGFQRSEYLMEHGMVDMVVSRLELRQTISRLLKMLLKMPEEQKPLQPEILPPAVVSAEARPQA
- the trpA gene encoding tryptophan synthase subunit alpha, coding for MVTRIDRRMAKLKAEGRPALVTYFMGGDPDYDTSLSIMKALPKAGADVIELGMPFSDPMADGPAIQAAGLRALKGGQTLVKTLKMASDFRSGDNETPIVLMGYYNPIYIYGVDRFLKDAIASGIDGLIVVDLPPEMDEELCIPALKAGINFIRLATPTTDDKRLPKVLQNTSGFVYYVSMTGITGSALADTGKVAAAVQRIKGHTDLPVCVGFGVKTAEQARVIGANADGVVVGTAIVNAVANVLGPKGEKTADPAEAVATLVSGLAQGVRSARLAAAE
- the trpB gene encoding tryptophan synthase subunit beta, whose amino-acid sequence is MNKPATPNSFRTGPDEQGMFGIFGGRFVAETLMPLILDLERHWNEVKDDPEFRAELTDLSTHYAGRPSKLYFAEGLTRHLREVSAAKGLGGGAKVYFKREDLNHTGSHKINNCLGQILLAKRMGKKRIIAETGAGQHGVASATVAARFGFPCVVYMGATDVARQSPNVFRMKLLGAEVRPVTAGHGTLKDAMNEALRDWVTNVEDTYYLIGTAAGPHPYPELVRDFQSVIGTEARAQILEQEGRLPDTIIAAVGGGSNAIGLFHPFLDDKEVRIIGIEAGGRGLDGIEHCASMNAGAPGVLHGNRTYLLQNADGQIMDGHSISAGLDYPGVGPEHSWLRDSGRVDYVPILDDEALEAFKLTTRVEGIIPALESAHAIAHAVKIVPAMDKDQIVIVNLSGRGDKDVHTVASMLGMEI
- a CDS encoding phosphoribosylanthranilate isomerase, yielding MALDIKICGLKTDQAMAAALAGGASHVGFIFFTKSPRYLEPAEAGRLREVARGKALAVAVTVDAGDAFLDEIVAKMQPDMLQLHGSETPERVAEVKARHSLPVMKALPLSEAADLDRIRPFIGVADRFLFDAKRPKGSELPGGNGVTFDWRILAGLDAGVDYMLSGGLNAANIGDAIRLANPPAIDISSGVESAPGVKDPALIEQFFRAVRAARDDRAA
- a CDS encoding ABC transporter substrate-binding protein, with the translated sequence MDRRRFLSFASTFSLGLAFGPPARAALTVDPDTTLAVADQSEFVRNLLEASGEAPKLGFKGSFPNFAGGPAILEAIRAGALDIAYVGDTPPIQARAAGTLLPIVGTFTRQVAQYHLISRPGLVIHKLAELKGKKLSYVEGSGRQVFLIEALNRAGVSLKDVELVNLRVADLPDAVRSGAVDVAVLTEPHVTRLVKQVGASPVLDPLERQILPSTSYFYARPEVLTDPQKAAAIGSFLGAFARAAKWANANKQAWAKHYYTDFQRLTPDDTAAVVAGESPLVLQTAAEAIPHHQKLIDILYQAGLLKERFDAKSFFVDTYDSIVSAER
- a CDS encoding ABC transporter permease — its product is MGILSPYTLTAPSTAVVTGYELLADGSLLPHLLASAGRAYAGLFLGVTVGVILALLSGLTRSGEALIDGVVQIKRAVPTLALIPLVIIWLGIGEAMKIFLIFTAVLVPVYINTHAAIKGIDIGHVELARTLGLTRSEFIRKVALPGALPGLFVSLRLAVTICWTTLVVLELINTQTGIGYLMNRARDWGQTDVIVVGIFIYAILGLVSDALVRLIEARTLAYRRALGT
- a CDS encoding ABC transporter ATP-binding protein — protein: MNVHTASFGPVLLRNLSRGFGQKTILNDITLEIPRGQFVALLGESGSGKTTLLRALAGLDDDAVTQGDFRTPRNTSVLFQDARLLPWMSVIDNLTLGLRRSDARAAASAMLDSVGLADKADVWPATLSGGQKQRAALARSLLRQPELLLADEPFGALDALTRMRMHGLLFRLVEQHKPTVVLVTHDVDEALLLSDRILVLKDGRIAEDHQVALPHPRSPGDQTFVELRQTLLRSLGVETNLM
- a CDS encoding LLM class flavin-dependent oxidoreductase, producing the protein MARKMHFNLFLMPRGHHEGAWRHPDSTRRALTDLELYVEAARIAEAAKFDAVFLADVLVAPNNGGLVATGALEPITLLSALAARTSQIGLIGTASTTYSLPFTHARQFASLDHLSGGRAGWNIVTSWAPQAGANYGLEQDVAHGDRYALADEFVEAVDALWRSFPAEAIVDDRDAGQYLDPRLIQPANYRGSHFRTHGPLNVPSSPQGRPVYVQAGQSETGRAFAARWAEAIFTAHLAKETAQSFYADVKGRAAAFGRRPQDIVVLPGISAAIGSTTHEAKQVWEELDALTSPQIGLVRLSARFGGHDFSGIPLDRPLTRGDFPDPSQVEASRSRATGYIDVALKEGLTLRQLLQKLAGARGHFTATGTPEQVADIVADWFHSGAADGFNVMPPIVHKQFELFATEVVPILRKRGLFREDYEGTTLRSHFGLDPIRQDIPLAHSA
- a CDS encoding M48 family metallopeptidase, yielding MTIGFFRNLTKPKPTPAVEREYCVAGRTLPLKIVESARARRLTLRIDSGGQGLRITVPPGLRRGEVDRFLERHQDWLEQRLAKVPTRPQVRPGIRIPIRGVPHRIVHEPSKRGTVTVSRDERGPLLIVHGDRIHLPRRIADFLKREAKKEIEKLVVKHTGALGKRAKAIRYKDTSSRWGSCTSEGNLSFSWRIMMAPQPVINYLVAHEVAHLKEMNHGPKFWKLCEKLCPDTDRCKDWLKRNGGALQAIMFE
- a CDS encoding DUF2852 domain-containing protein, producing the protein MNTSALIRPAWTPATIALMVIGFMVFWPLGFAMLAYIIWGDRLDGFKRDVNRATDGIFAGCRRGSDKAARWGHGSARTGNVAFDDWREKELERLNEERRKLDEMLTQFDEYARELRRAKDQDEFDRFMANRNKSTAPTKTDPSTGTTTTKRGKGSNLLDD